The Streptomyces tendae genome has a window encoding:
- the murG gene encoding undecaprenyldiphospho-muramoylpentapeptide beta-N-acetylglucosaminyltransferase: MHVVLAGGGTAGHIEPALALADALRRQDPTVGITALGTERGLETRLVPERGYELALIPAVPLPRKPTPELITVPGRLRGTIKATEQILERTRADAVVGFGGYVALPGYLAAKRLGVPIVVHEANARPGLANKIGSRYAAQVAVSTPDSKLRNSRYIGIPLRRSVATLDRAAVRPEARAAFGLDPNLPTLLVSGGSQGARRLNEVVQQVAPWLQQAGIQILHAVGPKNELPQVQQMPGMPPYIPVSYLDRMDLAYAAADMMLCRAGAMTVAELSAVGLPAAYVPLPIGNGEQRLNAQPVVKAGGGLLVDDAELTPEWIQQNVLPVLADPHRLYEMSRAAAEFGRRDADDLLVGMVYEAIAARAHS; this comes from the coding sequence GTGCATGTCGTACTCGCCGGCGGAGGAACCGCGGGCCACATCGAGCCCGCGCTCGCCCTCGCGGACGCGCTGCGCAGGCAGGATCCGACCGTGGGCATCACGGCCCTGGGCACGGAGCGCGGCCTGGAGACCCGTCTCGTACCCGAGCGCGGGTACGAACTGGCGCTGATCCCCGCCGTACCGCTGCCACGCAAGCCCACCCCCGAGCTGATCACCGTCCCGGGCCGGCTGCGCGGCACCATCAAGGCGACCGAGCAGATCCTGGAGCGCACCCGGGCCGACGCCGTGGTCGGCTTCGGCGGCTACGTCGCCCTGCCCGGTTACCTCGCGGCCAAGCGCCTCGGGGTGCCGATCGTGGTGCACGAGGCCAACGCCCGCCCCGGCCTGGCCAACAAGATCGGCTCCCGGTACGCGGCGCAGGTCGCCGTCTCCACCCCGGACAGCAAGCTCCGCAACTCCCGTTACATCGGCATCCCGCTGCGCCGCTCGGTCGCCACCCTGGACCGGGCGGCCGTGCGCCCCGAGGCGCGCGCCGCGTTCGGCCTCGACCCCAATCTGCCGACCCTGCTGGTCTCCGGCGGCTCGCAGGGTGCCCGCCGGCTCAACGAGGTGGTGCAGCAGGTCGCTCCGTGGCTGCAGCAGGCCGGCATCCAGATCCTGCACGCGGTCGGCCCGAAGAACGAACTGCCGCAGGTGCAGCAGATGCCGGGCATGCCCCCCTACATCCCGGTAAGTTACCTGGACCGGATGGACCTCGCGTACGCGGCGGCGGACATGATGCTCTGCCGCGCGGGCGCGATGACCGTCGCCGAGCTCTCCGCCGTCGGACTGCCCGCCGCGTACGTCCCGCTGCCCATCGGCAACGGCGAACAGCGGCTCAACGCCCAGCCGGTGGTCAAGGCCGGCGGCGGACTGCTGGTCGACGACGCGGAACTGACGCCGGAGTGGATCCAGCAGAACGTGCTGCCCGTGCTCGCCGACCCGCACCGGCTGTACGAGATGTCCCGGGCCGCCGCCGAGTTCGGCCGCCGGGACGCCGACGACCTGCTCGTCGGCATGGTGTACGAGGCGATCGCCGCCCGTGCCC